The following proteins come from a genomic window of Maylandia zebra isolate NMK-2024a linkage group LG22, Mzebra_GT3a, whole genome shotgun sequence:
- the LOC101467595 gene encoding kelch-like protein 28, with the protein MDQQDQSYMFASLTRSHSEELLQGLQLLRQDHELCDIVLRVGDAKIHAHKVVLASISPYFKAMFTCNLSEKETSEVEFQCIDEAALQAIVEYAYTGTVFISQETVESLLPAANLLQVKLVLKECCSFLESQLDAGNCIGISRFAETYGCHDLCLAATKFICENFEEVCQTEEFFELTRAELDEIVSNDCLKVVTEETVFYALESWIKYDVTERQQHLAQLLHCVRLPLLSVKFLTRLYEANHLIRDDHACKHLLNEALKYHFMPEHRLSYQTVLSARPRCVPKVLLAVGGKAGLFATLESTEMYFPQTDSWIGLAPLSVPRYEFGVAVLDHKVYVVGGIATHMRQGISYRRHESTVESWDPETNTWSSVERMAECRSTLGVVVLAGELYALGGYDGQYYLQSVEKYVSKLKEWQPVAPMTKSRSCFATAVLDGMVYAIGGYGPTHMNGVELHAVIPLLAGKWATISQQGMGCLGCLGCLGNGSPHGR; encoded by the coding sequence ATGGACCAGCAGGACCAGTCCTATATGTTTGCAAGTCTGACACGTTCTCACTCAGAGGAGCTGCTGCAAGGCCTCCAGCTCTTGCGGCAGGATCACGAACTATGTGACATTGTGCTGCGTGTGGGTGATGCCAAGATCCATGCCCACAAAGTAGTGCTGGCCAGCATCAGTCCTTATTTCAAGGCCATGTTTACGTGTAACCTGTCAGAAAAGGAGACCTCTGAGGTGGAGTTCCAGTGCATTGATGAAGCTGCCTTGCAGGCTATAGTGGAGTATGCTTATACCGGGACGGTGTTTATCTCCCAGGAGACAGTGGAATCTTTGCTACCCGCTGCCAACTTACTCCAGGTTAAGCTTGTACTTAAGGAGTGTTGTTCCTTCTTAGAGAGCCAGCTGGACGCTGGAAACTGTATAGGCATTTCCCGCTTTGCAGAGACTTACGGCTGTCATGACCTGTGCTTGGCCGCAACGAAGTTCATCTGTGAGAACTTTGAGGAAGTCTGTCAAACGGAGGAGTTTTTTGAACTGACGAGAGCCGAGTTGGATGAAATTGTGTCCAATGATTGCCTTAAGGTAGTCACAGAGGAGACTGTATTTTATGCCCTCGAATCATGGATCAAATATGATGTAACTGAGAGACAGCAGCATCTGGCTCAACTGCTGCACTGTGTTCGCCTTCCGCTGCTCAGCGTCAAATTCCTCACTCGCCTATATGAAGCCAACCATCTTATACGAGATGACCACGCCTGCAAGCATCTGCTCAATGAGGCCCTCAAATATCACTTTATGCCTGAACACCGGCTGTCCTATCAGACTGTGTTGTCTGCACGACCCAGGTGTGTCCCAAAGGTGCTGCTTGCAGTAGGAGGCAAGGCTGGACTGTTTGCCACATTGGAAAGCACGGAAATGTATTTCCCTCAGACGGATTCATGGATAGGACTGGCCCCTCTCAGTGTACCCAGATATGAATTTGGAGTGGCGGTGCTGGACCACAAAGTTTATGTTGTGGGAGGCATCGCCACACATATGAGGCAGGGCATTAGCTATCGGAGGCACGAGAGCACAGTCGAAAGCTGGGACCCCGAAACCAACACGTGGTCTTCAGTGGAGCGTATGGCAGAGTGTCGCAGCACTCTCGGTGTAGTGGTCCTGGCCGGAGAGCTGTATGCCCTGGGAGGCTATGACGGCCAGTATTACCTCCAGTCTGTGGAGAAGTATGTCTCGAAGCTGAAGGAGTGGCAGCCTGTGGCACCCATGACGAAGTCTCGCAGCTGCTTTGCTACCGCTGTCCTAGATGGGATGGTGTATGCTATTGGAGGCTATGGCCCAACACATATGAACGGCGTGGAGCTCCACGCTGTCATACCGCTCCTTGCTGGGAAATGGGCTACCATTTCCCAGCAAGGGATGGGATGCCTGGGATGCCTGGGATGCCTGGGAAATGGTAGCCCCCATGGCAGATAA